In a genomic window of Streptomyces roseoviridis:
- a CDS encoding LLM class F420-dependent oxidoreductase, with protein sequence MDLRIFTEPQQGADYDTLLKVAKATEELGFDAFFRSDHYLSMGSADGLPGPTDAWITLAGLARETRRIRLGTLMTAGTFRLPGVLAIQVAQVDQMSGGRIELGLGAGWFEEEHRAYGIPFPKEKFGRLEEQLEIVTGLWDTEVGKKFSYEGEYYQLTDSPALPKPAQERIPVLVGGHGATRTPRLAARFADEFNIPFASLEDTERQFGRVRAAAAEAGRPADALVYSNALVVCVGRDDAEVARRAAAIGRDVDELKANGLAGSPAEVVDKIGRYGALGSTRIYLQVLDLDDLDHLELISAQVQTQLG encoded by the coding sequence ATGGATCTTCGAATCTTCACGGAGCCCCAGCAAGGGGCCGACTACGACACCCTGCTCAAGGTCGCCAAGGCCACGGAGGAGCTCGGCTTCGACGCCTTCTTTCGCTCGGACCACTATCTGAGCATGGGATCCGCCGACGGGCTGCCCGGACCCACGGACGCGTGGATCACCCTGGCCGGTCTCGCCCGGGAGACCCGGCGGATCCGCCTCGGCACGCTGATGACCGCCGGCACGTTCCGGCTCCCCGGCGTCCTGGCCATCCAGGTCGCCCAGGTCGACCAGATGTCCGGCGGCCGGATCGAACTCGGCCTCGGCGCGGGATGGTTCGAGGAGGAGCACCGGGCGTACGGGATCCCGTTCCCCAAGGAGAAGTTCGGACGCCTGGAGGAGCAGCTGGAGATCGTCACCGGGCTGTGGGACACCGAGGTCGGCAAGAAGTTCTCGTACGAGGGCGAGTACTACCAGCTGACCGACTCGCCCGCGCTGCCCAAGCCGGCCCAGGAACGGATCCCGGTGCTCGTCGGCGGGCACGGCGCGACCCGCACGCCGAGGCTGGCGGCGCGCTTCGCCGACGAGTTCAACATCCCGTTCGCCTCGCTGGAGGACACCGAGCGGCAGTTCGGCCGGGTGCGGGCCGCGGCGGCGGAGGCCGGGCGTCCGGCCGACGCGCTGGTGTACTCCAACGCGCTCGTGGTGTGCGTGGGCCGGGACGACGCGGAGGTCGCCCGCAGGGCGGCGGCCATCGGGCGGGACGTCGACGAGCTCAAGGCCAACGGCCTGGCCGGCTCACCCGCCGAGGTCGTGGACAAGATCGGCAGGTACGGTGCACTGGGCTCCACCCGGATCTACCTCCAGGTCCTCGACCTGGACGATCTGGACCACCTGGAGCTGATCTCCGCACAGGTCCAGACGCAGCTGGGGTGA
- a CDS encoding 3' terminal RNA ribose 2'-O-methyltransferase Hen1, giving the protein MFLTISTTGTPEKPATDLGFLLHKHPGRAQAFSTSHGTAHVLYPEASAERCTAALLLEVDPVALVRRGRGKGRGGAPDAALAQYVNDRPYAASSLLAVALARVFKSALHGTCAALPERAAAAMPLRIEVPAVPARGGAELVKRLFGPLGWTAVAAEPVALDPEFPEWGDSRYVRLVLEGELRLADALNQLYVLLPVLDDAKHYWVAPDEVDKLLRAGDGWLADHPEQKLITSRYLSRRWGLTREATERLELVRLAETDGLDVEDVDNAVDETTDTEERPVPLAEQRREAILGALRAADATRVLDLGCGQGQLVQALLKDVRFTEIVGIDVSARALSVAARRLRLDRMGERQAARVRLLQGSLTYTDKRLAGYDAAVLSEVIEHLDLPRLPALEYAVFGSARPRTVVVTTPNVEYNVRWESLPAGHVRHGDHRFEWTREEFRTWAAGLAGRYGYAVDFAPVGPDDPEVGPPTQMAVFTRDDEPATDRTRTEETPTDTTRTAPTEGSSTEGSSTEGSSTEGSSTTDQTRTDQTRTDETPKEDAA; this is encoded by the coding sequence ATGTTCCTGACGATCAGCACCACGGGCACCCCCGAGAAACCTGCCACTGACCTGGGCTTTCTGCTGCACAAGCATCCCGGAAGGGCGCAGGCGTTCTCGACCTCGCACGGCACCGCGCACGTCCTCTACCCCGAGGCGAGCGCGGAGCGGTGCACGGCCGCGCTGCTGCTCGAAGTGGACCCCGTGGCGCTCGTGCGCCGGGGCCGCGGCAAGGGGCGGGGAGGCGCGCCGGACGCGGCGCTCGCGCAGTATGTGAACGACCGGCCCTACGCGGCCTCCTCGCTGCTCGCGGTCGCCCTCGCCCGGGTGTTCAAGAGCGCCCTGCACGGCACCTGCGCGGCCCTGCCCGAGCGGGCCGCCGCGGCCATGCCGCTGCGGATCGAGGTGCCCGCGGTGCCGGCGCGCGGTGGCGCGGAACTGGTGAAGCGGTTGTTCGGCCCGCTGGGCTGGACGGCCGTCGCGGCCGAACCGGTCGCGCTCGACCCGGAGTTCCCCGAATGGGGCGACTCCCGCTACGTGCGGCTCGTCCTGGAGGGCGAACTGCGGCTCGCCGACGCGCTCAACCAGCTGTACGTGCTGCTGCCGGTGCTCGACGACGCCAAGCACTACTGGGTCGCGCCCGACGAGGTCGACAAGCTGCTGCGGGCCGGTGACGGCTGGCTCGCCGACCACCCCGAGCAGAAGCTCATCACCAGCCGTTACCTGTCGCGCCGCTGGGGCCTGACCCGGGAGGCGACGGAGCGTCTGGAACTGGTGCGGCTCGCCGAGACGGACGGCCTGGACGTCGAGGACGTCGACAACGCGGTCGACGAGACGACGGACACCGAGGAGCGGCCCGTTCCGCTCGCCGAGCAGCGCCGCGAGGCGATCCTCGGCGCGCTGCGCGCCGCCGACGCCACACGGGTGCTCGATCTCGGCTGCGGCCAGGGCCAGTTGGTGCAGGCGCTGCTCAAGGACGTGCGGTTCACCGAGATCGTCGGCATCGACGTGTCGGCGCGCGCTCTGTCGGTGGCCGCCCGCAGGCTGCGCCTGGACCGGATGGGCGAGCGGCAGGCCGCCCGGGTGCGCCTGCTCCAGGGCTCGCTCACGTACACCGACAAGCGGCTCGCCGGCTACGACGCGGCCGTGCTCAGCGAGGTCATCGAGCACCTGGACCTGCCGAGGCTGCCCGCGCTCGAATACGCGGTGTTCGGTTCGGCCCGGCCCCGCACGGTCGTGGTGACCACTCCGAACGTCGAGTACAACGTGCGCTGGGAGTCGCTGCCGGCCGGCCACGTCCGGCACGGCGACCACCGCTTCGAGTGGACCCGCGAGGAGTTCCGCACGTGGGCGGCCGGACTCGCCGGACGGTACGGCTACGCGGTGGACTTCGCGCCCGTCGGCCCCGACGACCCCGAGGTCGGCCCGCCCACGCAGATGGCCGTCTTCACCCGTGACGACGAGCCCGCCACCGACCGGACCCGTACGGAGGAAACCCCCACCGACACGACCCGCACCGCCCCCACCGAAGGGAGCTCCACCGAAGGGAGCTCCACCGAAGGGAGCTCCACCGAAGGGAGCTCCACCACCGACCAGACCCGTACCGACCAGACCCGTACCGACGAGACCCCGAAGGAGGACGCGGCATGA
- the mmuM gene encoding homocysteine S-methyltransferase: MKPARTLAAALAEEVLVLDGGLSNQLEAQGCDLSDALWSARLLADAPEQIEAAHAAYARAGAQVLITSSYQATFEGFARRGTDRAEAARLLARSVELARAAGGRTQREIWVAASVGPYGAMLADGSEYRGRYGLSAAELARFHRPRVEVLAEAGPDVLALETVPDADEAEGLLRAVEGCGVPVWLSYTVDGRHTRAGQTLEDAFGLAAGVDQVVAVGVNCCDPADAGPAAEIAASVTGKPVVVYPNSGEQWDAGARGWHGGASFDPATTDAWRTAGARLIGGCCRVGPDAIAALAGALKP, translated from the coding sequence ATGAAACCCGCCCGCACACTCGCCGCCGCCCTCGCCGAGGAGGTGCTCGTCCTCGACGGCGGGCTCTCCAACCAGCTGGAGGCGCAGGGCTGCGACCTGTCCGACGCGCTCTGGTCGGCCCGACTGCTCGCCGACGCGCCCGAGCAGATCGAGGCGGCCCACGCGGCCTACGCGCGGGCGGGTGCCCAGGTGCTGATCACCTCCAGCTACCAGGCCACCTTCGAGGGCTTCGCCCGGCGCGGGACCGACCGGGCGGAGGCGGCGCGGCTGCTCGCCCGCAGCGTCGAGCTCGCCCGCGCGGCGGGCGGGCGGACACAGCGCGAGATCTGGGTCGCGGCCTCCGTCGGCCCGTACGGGGCGATGCTCGCGGACGGCAGCGAGTACCGGGGCCGGTACGGGCTGTCGGCCGCCGAGCTGGCACGGTTCCACCGGCCCCGGGTCGAGGTGCTGGCCGAGGCCGGTCCGGACGTCCTGGCCCTGGAGACGGTGCCCGACGCCGACGAGGCCGAAGGGCTGCTGCGGGCCGTCGAGGGCTGCGGGGTGCCGGTCTGGCTCTCGTACACGGTCGACGGCCGGCACACCCGGGCCGGGCAGACCCTCGAGGACGCCTTCGGGCTCGCCGCGGGCGTCGACCAGGTCGTCGCGGTCGGCGTCAACTGCTGCGACCCGGCGGACGCCGGACCCGCCGCGGAGATCGCCGCCTCGGTCACCGGCAAGCCGGTCGTCGTCTATCCCAACAGCGGCGAGCAGTGGGATGCCGGCGCCCGCGGCTGGCACGGCGGAGCGAGCTTCGACCCGGCCACGACCGATGCCTGGCGCACGGCCGGTGCCCGTCTGATCGGAGGATGCTGCCGGGTCGGCCCCGACGCCATCGCGGCCCTCGCCGGCGCGCTGAAGCCGTAG
- a CDS encoding nucleotide pyrophosphohydrolase — MTELDVAGLQRRLADFAAARAWQPYHTPKNLAAALSVEAAELLEIFQWLTPEEAERVMADPEQAHRVTDEVADVLAYLLQFCGVLGIDPLAALSAKIDRNELRFPVRGGRRPDTEDPDRHSSE, encoded by the coding sequence GTGACAGAACTTGATGTGGCGGGCCTGCAACGCCGCCTCGCGGACTTCGCCGCGGCCCGCGCGTGGCAGCCCTACCACACGCCCAAGAACCTGGCCGCGGCGCTGAGCGTCGAGGCGGCCGAACTCCTGGAGATCTTCCAGTGGTTGACCCCGGAGGAGGCGGAGCGGGTGATGGCGGACCCGGAGCAGGCGCACCGGGTCACGGACGAGGTCGCGGACGTCCTCGCCTATCTGCTCCAGTTCTGCGGGGTGTTGGGGATCGACCCGCTCGCGGCGCTCTCGGCCAAGATCGACCGCAACGAACTCCGTTTCCCGGTGCGCGGAGGTCGCCGACCGGACACCGAAGACCCCGATCGTCACTCTTCGGAGTGA
- a CDS encoding cell division protein SepF, with protein sequence MSRYERYDVTDEQWEGLAQVVPLRGRDEWPSRVDHRTMPEQYEAAEQRRMVVLRVQVFADAREVAEYLIAQVPVLLDLTSADTEVAKRVLDFSSGVVFGLGSGMHRVDRNVFLLAPAGTEVEGAEDGSPEDIDEDAVPRS encoded by the coding sequence ATGAGTAGGTACGAGAGGTACGACGTCACCGACGAGCAGTGGGAGGGTCTGGCACAGGTCGTGCCCCTGCGCGGCCGCGACGAATGGCCGTCCAGGGTCGACCACCGCACGATGCCCGAGCAGTACGAGGCCGCCGAGCAGCGCCGCATGGTCGTGCTGCGGGTCCAGGTCTTCGCCGACGCCCGCGAGGTCGCCGAGTACCTCATCGCCCAGGTTCCCGTGCTGCTCGACCTCACGAGCGCCGACACCGAGGTCGCCAAGCGCGTCCTCGACTTCAGCAGCGGTGTCGTCTTCGGGCTCGGCAGCGGCATGCACCGCGTCGACCGCAACGTCTTCCTGCTGGCGCCCGCGGGCACCGAGGTGGAGGGCGCGGAGGACGGAAGCCCGGAGGACATCGACGAGGACGCGGTCCCCCGTTCGTAG
- a CDS encoding DUF6086 family protein, translating into MSQYFDLGDETLWNPSNGASRMFQRHVALHEAELGLPSGIGPMEMDECQIDPVAFGAFVHALLARHRRTGHSIVLALSEDFTAIALVLAGRAGIEVDWARLSAETDGRLEDVQVSAVTGMSEPPDGAAWAAALRARARELGRRMPR; encoded by the coding sequence ATGAGCCAGTACTTCGACCTGGGTGACGAGACCTTGTGGAACCCGTCCAACGGTGCTTCCCGCATGTTCCAGCGCCATGTGGCCCTCCACGAGGCGGAGTTGGGGCTGCCGTCCGGAATCGGGCCGATGGAGATGGACGAGTGCCAGATCGATCCTGTCGCCTTCGGGGCATTCGTCCACGCCTTGCTGGCCCGGCACCGGCGGACCGGTCACAGCATCGTCCTCGCGCTCTCCGAGGACTTCACGGCGATCGCGCTGGTCCTGGCCGGACGCGCCGGAATCGAGGTGGACTGGGCGCGGCTCAGCGCCGAAACGGACGGTCGCCTGGAGGATGTGCAGGTGTCCGCCGTCACCGGGATGTCCGAGCCGCCCGACGGCGCGGCCTGGGCGGCGGCCCTGCGGGCGAGGGCCCGGGAGCTGGGCCGGCGCATGCCCCGCTGA
- a CDS encoding long-chain fatty acid--CoA ligase, producing MANLAGFLVETARRQPEHPALRLGERVITYAELDDSSARAATLLRSEGVEPGDRVALMLPNVPEFVVLYYGNLRAGAVVVPMNPLLKTRESAFHLTDSGAVRLFEWHQAPGEGAQGAAAAGVRHTAVEPAGFAAELARHEPLPGAAEVDGEDMAVLLYTSGTTGHPKGAVLTHAGLRHNTEVNGVEIQRMTPDDVVVGCLPLFHIFGQICTMSTAVRSGASLVMIPRFEPGAVLDAIARERATVFEGVPTMYAALLQYPSEADVSTLRMCISGGASLPVEILHGFERRFGCAVLEGFGMSETSPVVTFNHPDRPRKAGSVGTPIRDVEVRLLDDKGQDVTPGEVGELAVRGPNVMKGYWNRPEETAAAVPDGWLRTGDLARADEDGFLYIVDRKKDMIIRGGYNVYPREIEEVLHEHPAVALAAVVGVPHADLGEEVAAAVVLRPSAQATPDELREYVRERMAAYKYPRHVWLVDRLPLGPSGKILKREITLPTP from the coding sequence ATGGCCAATCTGGCAGGGTTCCTTGTGGAGACGGCTCGGCGGCAGCCCGAGCACCCCGCGCTGCGGCTGGGGGAGCGGGTCATCACGTACGCGGAGCTGGACGACTCCAGCGCCCGTGCCGCCACGCTGCTCAGGTCCGAGGGCGTCGAGCCGGGCGACCGGGTCGCCCTGATGCTCCCCAACGTTCCCGAGTTCGTCGTCCTCTACTACGGAAACCTGCGCGCCGGCGCCGTCGTCGTTCCGATGAACCCGCTCCTGAAGACCAGGGAGAGCGCGTTCCACCTCACCGACTCCGGTGCGGTACGGCTCTTCGAGTGGCATCAGGCCCCGGGCGAAGGCGCGCAGGGAGCCGCGGCCGCGGGGGTGCGGCACACCGCCGTCGAACCCGCCGGGTTCGCCGCTGAACTGGCCCGGCACGAGCCCCTGCCCGGGGCCGCCGAGGTGGACGGCGAGGACATGGCCGTCCTGCTGTACACCTCCGGAACGACCGGCCACCCCAAGGGCGCCGTCCTCACCCACGCCGGTCTGCGGCACAACACCGAGGTCAACGGCGTCGAGATCCAGCGGATGACGCCGGACGACGTGGTCGTGGGCTGCCTGCCCCTGTTCCACATCTTCGGACAGATCTGCACCATGAGCACGGCCGTCCGCAGCGGTGCCTCGCTCGTCATGATCCCCCGCTTCGAACCGGGGGCCGTCCTGGACGCCATCGCCCGCGAGCGGGCCACCGTCTTCGAGGGAGTGCCGACCATGTACGCGGCCCTGCTCCAGTACCCGTCGGAGGCGGACGTCTCGACCCTGCGGATGTGCATCTCCGGCGGCGCCTCGCTGCCGGTGGAGATCCTCCACGGCTTCGAGCGGCGCTTCGGCTGCGCGGTGCTGGAGGGATTCGGCATGTCCGAGACCAGCCCGGTCGTCACCTTCAACCACCCCGACCGGCCCCGCAAGGCCGGCTCCGTCGGCACCCCCATCCGGGACGTCGAGGTACGGCTGCTCGACGACAAGGGCCAGGACGTGACCCCCGGTGAGGTCGGCGAACTGGCCGTCCGCGGACCCAACGTGATGAAGGGCTACTGGAACCGCCCGGAGGAGACCGCGGCCGCCGTCCCCGACGGCTGGCTGCGCACGGGCGACCTCGCCCGCGCCGACGAGGACGGCTTCCTCTACATCGTGGACCGCAAGAAGGACATGATCATCCGCGGCGGCTACAACGTCTACCCGCGCGAGATCGAGGAGGTCCTGCACGAGCACCCGGCCGTCGCCCTGGCCGCCGTCGTGGGCGTCCCGCACGCCGACCTGGGCGAAGAGGTCGCCGCGGCGGTCGTCCTGCGCCCCTCCGCGCAGGCCACCCCCGACGAACTGCGGGAGTACGTCAGGGAACGGATGGCGGCCTACAAGTACCCGCGTCACGTCTGGCTCGTGGACCGGCTCCCCCTGGGCCCGAGCGGCAAGATCCTCAAGCGGGAGATCACCCTGCCGACGCCGTAG
- a CDS encoding AAA family ATPase: MTITGGTASDRTPAPAARDRRYGPAAAGVVPAQGRPRVPAPPSPSVPASPLASPPASAERRRGERVRPAVTELRLSAFGAHRGTALPLGPVTLLRGPSGSGKSTALRAYEVLTALGSGAGLAEALPDAADRVPESARPDAQGRRGFRIGCTVDGPVGPVRLDIAVQAEPSLRIVGERLTAQGRVLLATALRDPGRGTVQAEWHTAGSTPVTRAPLPDDLLATALLPLRVAGKTQGQRDVLAAAEQVVVGLRSVFPCDPQPRSMRAPVPVGEGRLRRDCRNLAEVLHRTATECPRRHVRLAAFARAGCTGPVTGLGLRESAEGDTVQAVLERTARAATPLGRLGDGELRYLALGLVLLTGPGVLAVDPVAEVPQAMQTLTVLADGFDRGLDGRQVSALLALAREICARGHLRLVATIGEGTAVDLPDLPDLPGQASGVSEPKGANEVQGAGPGVGANESQVTVVDLGRDRT, from the coding sequence ATGACCATCACCGGCGGCACCGCCTCCGACCGCACCCCCGCTCCAGCCGCCCGCGACCGTAGGTACGGTCCGGCGGCGGCCGGGGTGGTCCCGGCCCAGGGACGCCCGCGCGTCCCCGCACCCCCGTCCCCGTCCGTTCCCGCCTCGCCTCTCGCGTCCCCTCCCGCCTCCGCCGAGCGGCGCAGGGGCGAGAGGGTCCGGCCCGCCGTCACGGAGTTACGCCTCTCGGCCTTCGGCGCGCATCGCGGGACCGCCCTCCCGCTCGGCCCCGTGACGCTGCTCCGGGGTCCGAGCGGAAGCGGCAAGTCCACCGCCCTGCGCGCGTACGAGGTACTGACGGCGCTCGGCTCCGGCGCGGGGCTCGCCGAGGCGCTGCCCGACGCGGCGGACCGGGTGCCGGAGTCGGCGCGGCCCGACGCCCAGGGGAGGCGGGGCTTCCGGATCGGCTGCACGGTCGACGGACCGGTGGGCCCGGTCCGCCTCGACATCGCCGTCCAGGCGGAGCCCTCCTTGCGGATCGTCGGCGAACGCCTCACCGCCCAGGGGCGCGTCCTCCTCGCCACCGCCCTGCGCGACCCCGGCCGCGGCACCGTCCAGGCCGAATGGCACACGGCGGGCAGCACCCCCGTCACCCGCGCTCCGCTGCCCGACGACCTCCTCGCCACCGCCCTGCTCCCGCTGCGCGTCGCCGGCAAGACCCAGGGACAACGGGACGTCCTGGCCGCGGCGGAACAGGTGGTCGTCGGACTGCGCTCGGTCTTCCCGTGCGACCCGCAGCCGCGCAGCATGCGGGCACCGGTGCCGGTGGGCGAGGGCCGGCTGCGGCGGGACTGCCGCAACCTCGCGGAGGTGCTGCACCGCACCGCCACCGAATGCCCCCGGCGCCACGTCCGCCTCGCCGCGTTCGCCCGTGCGGGCTGCACCGGGCCGGTCACGGGCCTCGGCCTCCGGGAGTCGGCGGAGGGCGACACCGTCCAGGCCGTCCTGGAGCGCACCGCCCGCGCGGCGACGCCGCTGGGCCGCCTCGGCGACGGCGAACTGCGCTACCTCGCCCTCGGTCTCGTCCTGCTCACCGGCCCCGGTGTGCTCGCGGTGGACCCGGTCGCCGAGGTGCCGCAGGCCATGCAGACCCTCACCGTCCTCGCCGACGGCTTCGACCGGGGCCTCGACGGCCGGCAGGTGAGCGCCCTGCTCGCCCTGGCACGGGAGATCTGCGCGAGGGGCCACCTCCGGCTCGTCGCGACGATCGGCGAGGGCACGGCGGTCGATCTGCCGGACCTGCCGGACCTGCCGGGCCAGGCGAGTGGGGTGAGCGAGCCGAAGGGGGCCAACGAGGTTCAGGGGGCGGGGCCGGGGGTGGGGGCGAACGAGTCACAGGTGACGGTGGTAGACCTGGGGCGTGACAGAACTTGA
- a CDS encoding DUF6099 family protein: MEAERLVAAGRHALAESHTALDIVAEAWQAQALAQAIGSHLALGGPPELRGEARGLSEIAGGRGTVDHPVLRTGALRAAQLTTVRDARSALIALGALLGEVGIALVGVACATDEDGLYWQCIEAIDAADEAGDRVRAMLRRLAVRERERGRPPDPAGNRAGPAPGPR, from the coding sequence ATGGAAGCGGAGCGACTCGTCGCGGCCGGTCGGCATGCGCTGGCCGAGAGCCACACGGCACTGGACATCGTGGCGGAGGCGTGGCAGGCCCAGGCCCTCGCCCAGGCGATAGGAAGTCACCTCGCGCTCGGCGGCCCGCCGGAGCTGCGGGGCGAGGCACGGGGGCTGAGCGAGATAGCCGGCGGGCGGGGCACGGTCGACCACCCCGTGCTGCGCACCGGAGCGTTACGGGCCGCGCAGCTCACCACCGTGAGGGACGCGCGGTCGGCGCTCATCGCGCTCGGCGCGCTCCTCGGCGAGGTGGGCATCGCCCTGGTCGGGGTGGCGTGCGCCACCGACGAGGACGGGCTCTACTGGCAGTGCATCGAGGCGATCGACGCCGCCGACGAGGCGGGCGACCGCGTGCGCGCCATGCTCCGCCGCCTGGCCGTACGCGAGCGTGAGCGCGGCAGACCGCCCGACCCCGCCGGCAACCGGGCGGGCCCGGCCCCGGGGCCGCGCTGA